Proteins from a genomic interval of Nerophis lumbriciformis linkage group LG01, RoL_Nlum_v2.1, whole genome shotgun sequence:
- the csrnp2 gene encoding cysteine/serine-rich nuclear protein 2, whose protein sequence is MEAGSSLSLKRRYEEVDNVSPFSTPKDSDDDISSSDSADSCDSLNASSRTEFTPTSILRRHKPSPGGKRVRFDAVTVYYFPRRQGFTSVPSQGGSSLGMDHRHSSIRRYTLGEFAREQESSHRHALRQHLRQEKLNARKMKLTSNGTVECVQADMLTLDDVSDEDLDMDAVEVDDCFFLQPLPTKRRRALLRASGVARIDAREKTELRAIRLSREECGCDCRLYCDPRHCGCSQAGIKCQVDRMSFPCGCTRDGCGNMAGRVEFNPLRVRTHYLHTVMKLDLEKRTVLLPLPAGSYAESDPAFAPACLSSPEAEKEEDVLERENETAVLHLQSAEEQERLEREVQAGSLGAELPGHGEEPQVEEVLLQGPFPAVLCINQEAEEGNPADVLTDSAPLLYYQLSSIEPAAFETPAASAPLEGDESKEAATPSADPLPADH, encoded by the exons ATGGAGGCAGGCTCGTCCCTCAGTCTCAAACGACGATACGAAGAGGTGGACAACGTCTCTCCCTTCTCTACGCCCAAGGACTCTGACGATGACATCTCCAGCAGCGACAGCGCCGACAGCTGCGACAGCCTCAACGCCTCCTCCAGGACCGAATTCACCC CGACCTCCATCCTCAGGCGACACAAGCCGTCGCCGGGAGGCAAGCGGGTGCGTTTCGACGCGGTGACGGTGTACTACTTCCCCCGGCGGCAGGGCTTCACCAGCGTGCCCAGCCAGGGGGGCAGCTCGCTGGGCATGGACCACCGCCACTCCTCCATCCGCCGCTACACGCTGGGCGAGTTTGCCCGGGAGCAGGAGAGCAGCCATCGACACGCCTTACGCCAGCACCTGCGCCAGGAGAAGCTCAACGCGCGCAAGATGAAG CTGACCAGCAACGGCACGGTGGAGTGCGTCCAGGCCGACATGCTGACCTTGGACGACGTGTCGGACGAGGACTTGGACATGGACGCCGTGGAGGTGGACGACTGCTTCTTCCTGCAGCCGCTGCCCACCAAGCGGCGCAGGGCCCTGCTGCGGGCGTCCGGCGTCGCCCGCATCGACGCCCGGGAGAAAACGGAGCTGCGGGCCATCCGCCTGTCGCGGGAGGAGTGCGGCTGCGACTGCCGCCTGTACTGCGACCCTCGACACTGCGGCTGCAGCCAGGCCGGGATCAAATGCCAG GTGGACAGAATGTCCTTCCCGTGCGGATGCACCAGGGACGGCTGCGGCAACATGGCGGGCCGCGTGGAGTTCAACCCCCTGCGTGTGCGCACGCACTACCTGCACACCGTCATGAAGCTGGACCTGGAGAAGAGGACCGTGCTGCTGCCACTCCCCGCCGGGTCTTACGCCGAGTCCGACCCGGCCTTCGCCCCGGCCTGCCTCTCGTCCCCGGAGGCGGAGAAGGAGGAGGACGTCCTGGAGCGAGAGAACGAGACCGCCGTGTTGCACCTGCAGAGCGCCGAGGAGCAGGAGAGGCTGGAGAGGGAGGTGCAGGCGGGGAGCCTGGGGGCGGAGCTCCCCGGGCATGGGGAGGAGCCACAGGTGGAGGAGGTTCTGCTGCAAGGCCCCTTCCCCGCCGTGCTGTGCATCAACCAGGAGGCGGAGGAGGGGAACCCTGCTGATGTTCTCACAGACTCCGCCCCTCTCCTCTACTACCAGCTCAGCTCCATAGAGCCCGCCGCCTTCGAGACCCCCGCCGCCAGTGCGCCGCTCGAAGGCGACGAATCAAAGGAAGCGGCGACGCCCTCCGCCGACCCACTTCCCGCCGACCATTAA